Part of the Triticum aestivum cultivar Chinese Spring chromosome 4D, IWGSC CS RefSeq v2.1, whole genome shotgun sequence genome is shown below.
CGTCCTGTCCAGTAACCCGTCTCCGAAGAGGCACGAACACTGGGGACGCGTCGCGGGCGACGCCCTAGggcggcgtgccgcttcaatggcggacctagcgagaggtcgcgtccgctctgggctGGCTTCAATGTGGAGTGGCGTGCTCTACAGCGGCATAAATGCGGGCAGGTGGCGTCGGGCGGAACCGCACGCGAGCGATTgaggagggggtttggatgggccaGGGCGGTCGGAAGCAGGCATGGGTGTTATCCGGACGCCCGCAAAACCCCCATATTTGTCTCTTGTTCAGTACGTCGGAACCGTCCCGCGGACCTATACCGAGACAGGTCCGCGTTGGATGGCACAACATGTCCGACTCGTACGGTCGGGACGGATACATGCGGCTTGAGAGTTGCCGTTGGAGATGACTTAATGTTTTTTGCATTTCTATGTCCTAACATCTGACAGATGGGGCAAGGTTGGATTTTCCCTATGGTAGCTTTTTTTTGGGAATCCCTATGGCAAATTTGTTTCAAAATTTAGAAATTTGGTTTGCAATTCTTTATTGGGCTCGTTTGATTCAAGGAAAtcttatactccctctgatccgaCATTGTATAGAGGCTGAGTCAAGATGTTATTATAACCAATGTACTACCTCTGTTTATTAATGTAAGACATTTTATCAGTTTAAATAGAAGTAGAATCTTGTATTATAGGACGAGGGAGTAATACTTTGGAGAAATTTGATTTTTAGGAATTATTTTTGTGTACATTGTTTGATTCGTAGGAATCCATATCATTCTTTCTAGGGCTACTTTGCACCCTATTTTGGTAAATAAAAAAATCCATCCGCTAAACCTCATAGTACATTTTTTTCCTATAGTGTTTAATACTCTCTTATCCGACTTATTGTAGTTTTTTAATTCTATATAATTATATGTTTTTCTTTTTCATGTACTTTGAAACTCCTGCGAATCAACCGCTTAATTCGCTCATGAAAACCGTTCCAGCGGGGCATCTTCTTGCCTTCTCTCAACGCCCGCGACATTGCGAGTCTCTGTCTTCTTCGTCCGCCTCTCTTGCGGCAGGAGCAACGGGGACCTCTACAGTTTCTCTCCAGTAAGAAGATAGGATAAGTGTTGTTTGCTTTCCGAGGTGCCCAGGTGGTGCGGTCTTCGGATCTAGCGAGATTTGTGTCCGGTGGTCGATGCACGACATTCCCGGTTTGCGTTGGTGTCGATTGTTGCAGTAGTGTTTGGTGTTCTGTACCAGGGTACGTGGATGACGATATGTCGTGGTGCTTCTCTTCTTCGACCACGTTGGATGAAGTTGACGGCGCCAGAATCTAATGAACATGGGGAAGAACCCCGACCGACATGCCACAAAGTTTTGGTATCGTCGCTTGCGGAGGTCCGTTTCATCGGCTCAAAAGCATCCTTATAGGCGAATGTGCTCCTCCATGTATGAGTAAGACCGTAGTTTCCCTCTTTCGTCGACGTTGCCTGATGACGGTGGACCATGTCTCCACATGGCACAAGGTACTTCCAAAGTGGAATTCTAGTTTTCAGCGGGAATTCTAGTTTTACTTCTCGTGGGATCTTTGATGCAATATTACAAGACATCTATGTTTTTTTATGTGATCATGTGCATACTGTTTGTAATCCGTTTGTCAATGGGTAGTCACATGCCTGGCTGCCCACCCTGCAACTGCCCATCCTTGCTTTGACACCAAATTTGCATAGCTCAGCTGCTTTGTTCGCGATCAGATCTTGGTTCAGCCGTTTGACCGGCACACGGTACAGTGCTAGAACGGCGGCAAGCACGGAGCCATTTTCTCTCTCGTTTATTTTCTACGGCGGGGAGCACAGGGTTATCGGGAGCATCTCCTCCGCGCACTCCCCGCCGTGTCCCATTCCCCGATGCTTCGCCGTCGCCCATATTCATCTTCCAAATGAAGCTCACTCCTCCACTGCCATAGCCGCCCGCCGCGCCATCCCTGATTCCTTGCCGTATCGTTTCGCCCGTCAGATGGACCCTGAGTCCGAGGTCACGTTCGAGTTCGTGCCGGTGATCCGGCAGTACAGGAGCGGCCGCGTCGAGCGCCTGCTCCCCGTGGACCACGTCCCTCCCTCCGTCGACGCCGCCACGGGAGTCGCCTCCAGGGACGTCGTCGTCAACCCGGCCACCGGCACGTGGGCCCGCCTCTACCTCCCCGCCCCGGCGTCCCCCGTCGGCGACGAGAGCGGCAGGCTCCCCATCATGGTGTACCTCCACGGCGGCGGTCTCGTCGCCGGCTCGGCGGCGGACGCGCCCGAGCACGCGTTCCTCAACCGCCTGTGCGCCCGCGCGCGCGTCCTGGGCGTGTCCGTCGAGTACCGCCTCGCGCCGGAGCACCCCGTCCCGGCCTGCTACGACGACGCGTGGGCCGCGCTCCGGTGGGCCGCCGAGGGCGCCGACCCGTGGCTCCGGGACCGCGGCGACCGCGGCCGGATGTTCGTGGTCGGGTACAGCGCCGGCGGCAACGTCGCCCACAACGTGGCGCTCCGCGCCGGCTCGGAGGCCGACGCGCTCCCCCGCGGCGCCCGGGTCAGGGGCCTCGGGCTCCTGCACCCGTACTTCCTCTCGGCCGAGAAGGCGGACGGCGAGCACTCGTGGCTGAGGGGCAAGCTGGAGGAGCTGTGGCCGTTCGCGTGCGGCGGGCGCACCGCCGGGCTGGACGACCCGCGGGTCAACCCGGTGGCCGACGGGGCGCCGAGCCTGCGGCGGCTCGGCTGCGACCGCGTCCTCGTCTGCCTCGCCGACGACGAGCTGCGGCTCCGAGGCAAGGCGTACCACGACGGGCTGCTGGGGAGCGGGTGGGCGGAGGGCGACGCCGAGCTGCTCGACTCCGTCGGCGAGGACCACCAGTTCTTCCTCCGGGAGCCCCCGACCGCGACGGCGCTGCTTCTCATGGACCGGCTGGCCGCGCTCCTCGGCGCCGGCGAGAACCAGCAGTAGACCAGACGTCAGGTGCTGGCACTAGTGCGTTtggtgttgtactagtactctgttCTACTCTGCGTGTATCTGGAATTTTATGCGTATGATGCGTGGAATAAAACACTCTCATAACATAAGTCATAACTGTGAATCATTTTACCGAAGCAACCGCAACTCCTCCACAACGGTTTTCGGCTGTCTCTCCCTCCCAGGCGATATAGAGGCGAGCGGCTCCTGTTCCTATGCTGCTGAAGCCACTGGCTCCCCTTCCCTCCGCTCgtcgctccggcgacggcggtagGGCGGGGGAGCCAGTTCCTTCTCTCTAATGTCTAGGTATAGGATTGGTCTTGTCCGGTGTCGGTGCTCGGTTGATGACGATGTCGTCGTCGCGAATGAAAGTTTGTAGTCTGGGCCACCGCCTCGATGGCGTTCTACCACGACATCGAGGAGCCGTGGGTTTGTACCCAGGAAACGTCTCCAAGATGCCGGTGGAGGTCTTGCTGCGGATCCTCTTTCTTTAGCTTTGTCCACGTCACGTCGGCTGTTCCTCCAGCGCCATGCGGAGCCGGAAGTGTTCGTGTTGGAGGTGGCTAGCGCTGAGGCGCTGGTCTCGTCGGAGAGATGGTGCAACAAGGGTTTTTTCGGCGGCAGAAGATGGTTGGCGGTTCCGGAGCCTCTCGGCCACGTTCCTGCTCGAGAATTTCAGAGTCGCGGTCCAAGTGAGTTGGAGATTTGCTCGGGCCGACAGCCCACAGAGACAAGTGTGGTGAGTGGTGACGGTCGTGGTGGGCTTACAACGCAGCTGCCATGGCTTTCTCTTGGATCTTGGCTAAGTGGAGGCCACTTCTTCTCCTTTCAGGCGGATGCTCGGGTGAGGGCGGTGGTCGAAGTTTTTGGTCATTTTGTTGGTGGCTACAAGGATGAAGAGGAATTTCATGCAAATCTCATTTGTTGGGAGCGCTTCCAATATTTTTTTTTCTTGGTGTGCTATTTCTTTGGATAACTGTAGAGAAATGTCATATTTGCTGGAATTTATCGATGTTACTAATATAAATGTGGTACTTCTAAAAAAAACTGTGAATAATTTTGATCTTGTTAACTAAATATATCCACATACCTTCTCAACAGGAGAAGTCCGCACACTCGCATAACTTAAACCGTATGATGTTTCTATTGCCAATTTTTTTGCAACAATGTCCGGATGCTTCATTCAGTTAAGAGCTTTCAACAACAATGCATAAGGAcgacgataactgccacacgtgtggcatttaAGGGGTTGTGCCGCACGCCCTGTGTGGCACGGAGACAACCCCGCCCACACGAGGCGTCCGGGCGCACCCCGCCAGCCCGCACGTTCGGTGTGCGGCACGATCGCCCGCATAAGCACGTCCGGGCGAGCGACCACGCGGCCCGCACGACCCGTCTCGGCCGTCGCCCCTCCCCGCCTGTGAGCCACACGCCCCGCGTGGCAGTAACCACGCGTCCCGCCGCGATTGCCATGGTCCGAACCCTCTTCAGTTGCCAtgttgccatgttgctgaactgcagttgccatgttgctgaactacagttgccatgtctgacaactacagttgccatggtggctgaactgcagttgccatcttagGTCAAGTGCCGGATGCCATTTTTGGgcaactgcagctgttgccatgtatggtctggtctactacagttgccatgttttgaaaactttaggagttgccacctactaacattggacagttgccatgtagcactacaaaaacatggcaaaaacatgtttcgggtaaaagagagagttgtcatctgcttacaagcacactagggcagttgccatgtaccctgcaaaaacacatggcaactgatagcttttggtgtgtgggagaggagacgggcacgtGGGCGACGGTGGTacctttaggagttgccacctactaacactagacagttgccatgtagcgctacaaatAGATGTGGCAATAAATAACACGTTCGGGtgaaagagagttgccatctgcttacaatcaCAAATAGGGCAGTTTCCATGTACCCttcaaaaacatggcaaatgacagcttgggtgtgggagagtcGGAGAATGGGTAATCGTGGGAGATGGGGAAACAGAAGTGGTGCGCGGCGTGCGGGCGCGacggcagttccaccgcacgccccgaCTAGCAACCGTTGACCGCGGAGAGAAAACCGGCGTGCAGGCGAACTCCCTCACACGACACACacgagttgtcctacgtggcacacaaaatcagccttttcattccaaaaatcatgcagaAGGCGCTGGACAGCGATcgaggcgtgtgggcgagttggctaacgcccacacgtgtgggcgttggtGTTTCCGATGCATAAACATCACACGTCAGCCACACAACAATAGCATCACACGTTTTGTGCCTATTTAGGAGTAATAATGTTCCTTTTTTCGTGGATGATTAGGCAAGTTAGACGCCTGAACTGTCTTTTGCCACAACCACTCAGAACACAGGTTACGTGAGAGATGAGGGAACTCGCCATTTTGCCGAAATGATCTGCACCGAATGTACATTATACAATACTGCAATCAGCTTATGATGATGGATTTGTTTCACTTATCCATAATGATGTTGTTCCTTTGGAGGGGGAGATCGGCTTACAGAGCATATATATAACACATCTACCTGATAAATTTAGAAGCCTATTTACGCAGGCACGGCCAAGAAAATTCAGTACAAACCTTACAAAAACGGCAGGACAAAAGGCATGTGTAGAGAAATATGAAAAAAAGCAGCAACATGTGAGGAAGCAAATGTTTCCATAAATAACATCCAGAATCTGAATACTACAGCATATATAGCACAATGTAACAACAAACAGGATGCCATATGCACACGGAACGGGCACATGAGGAAAGATAACGGCAAGAAAATATAGCTTATCCGGTAATACAACAAGAGACCAACACACGACTGATGAGAGCTGTTTCGATCATTCTGGGGCAAGCAAACATGGCACACGGCAGCATAGGGCCAAGTTGCTGCATTACTCCTCATTGGTGGTTTCCGCGTCGGATACCGGCTCACCGTCCAACTGCCAGGGCTCAAGATCTTCGGAATCATCGTCCTCGTGCCGACACCACTCGCCGGATGTGTCCCGGTATGGTGTCCCCAGTTCCTCGCCGCCACATGCCAGGCGCAAGAAAGGGCGGGTTAGAACCAGGGCGTCGACCATGATCCTGTTCAAGCTGCCTTTTAGCCCGAGCCATCGCAGTCTTGGGAAGAGTGGTTTCTTAAACCACTTCATTGCAAGTAATGTGATCCCGCCGCAGTCGTAGAGATCCAGCAGCTGCAAGGTGCTGCCGCAAGTTACCCCCTCGAATTGCATGGATGCAAGAGCCTTCACAGAAGCATCCCCTATTTCTGGATTCTCTCGCAGCCGCAGCTCAGTAAGGGGAGTTCGGGCCCGCACTATCACCATGATAGCGTCGTCGGTGAGACTTGGGATTCTTGAGAGATCCAACGCATGTAGGCTCTCTTTAACAGAACCAGCAAGCAGCAAGGGTATGCAATCATTTGTTAGCTTATAGCAGCCCCTCAGAGATAATGAAGCTAGCGGGCATACTCCAGCGCCCAGATACTCCATTGCTTGATTAGTGATCACGGTTCCATCCAACACCAATTTCCGCAGCCTGGGAAGGCAGCTCAGGGCTCTTACAGCTTCATCACCCAGACTCTTGCAATCTTTAAGATCCAAAACATTGAGATCCTTGTTGAATGACAGCCTCTCAATCCCAACATCAGTTAGTAGAGTACACCATCTCAGACTCACATGTGTTAGGCAAAGGGAGGTGGCAACAATGTCATGGAAAACAAGATCAGTGAGATGGCTTCCATTAGTCACCTTAAGCTTATGAAGACCTGGACAAGAGTGTATGATAGCCCTAAACCCAGTGTCCGTTACACGGGAGAAACCACCAAGACAGATACTCTCCAGATTTGAGCACTTCTCGGACATTAGCAGAATTCCCAGATCATTTACATGGCGGAAAGACGTGTATATGAACTCCTGGCTTCTAATTAGAGATAAATGTTTCAACTTACCCTTCGGATTGATCTGCTGAAGACCAGCATCTGTGAGATCTGTTGCAGTTGCAGATTCAGGTTCCATAATTGGTGAATCCTGAAGGTCCAGATGTGTCAATAATGGAAGTGCTGTTGATATGGACCCAATCAAATCGTCGGTGATGAACTCAACTGTGAGGCGCAACTTCTGAAGGCTAGGAAAAAAGACAGGTGCCTTGACATAACCAATGCGTTGTCGCGACTCGATAGCCACAGCCAGAAGTGCAAGTAACATTTGCAATGGGATAAAACCCATTTCAAGAGAGGACAGGCCTTGAGAAGCAGATGACCACACATGGCTGAAACTGGGGTCATCGAACTTTGAGAAATCAAGTGCCAAGCTGAGAGTCTGCAAATAAAAGGCATGTAAGTTGTCAGTTCAATTACATACCAATAAAGGTACTCAGATCTCAAAGTAAATCACACAACTGTTTATGGGACGGCAATAGCTACTGTTGATAAGCAGAAACTCTCAAGGCCTCAGCATTGACTCCAGCTAGTGTGTTGTATGTTAGTCAGAAGATCATGCAATGTAAGTCAATTAGAAGTTGATAGCAATAGCATCATTTGGCTTTAGTTAACTACTAATTCACTATTAAATGCTCCAGAATGGGGCCTGTACGGCGCTGTTCAATCAAAGGAGGTGATGACTGTACAAAATCAAATCTGAGATGAAACCAATCCGGACCTACCTCCAAACTCGAACATCCATCGAGCAACGCCTTCAGATCAGAGAATGCCATGGCCAAGCCCCTCCGATCAGCAAGCGAGTTCAGAGACAGCACCCTGCATCCAAGCAAAAGAAGAGATACTTATTTCTGAATGTCAACTTCACACCGCACAACAGAGCCAAACATAGTTCACCATGCGCAATCGATTTGTGATATGCATACAGGCGCGAGCGCGGCAAAACAAATCACACCGTGCGGAGGTAATACCTGAGATCCGGGCAGGTGGCGCTGAGCTCGCGGAGCAGGCGGCCGCTGATGCCGTTGCAGTTGCGGAGGGTGAGCTCGTGCAGGCCTGGGCGGGCGAGGCAGTCGACGGCGGCGTCGTCGAGCCGCGCGGCGTCCAGCCGGAGGCTCCGCAGGGCCGGGTTGCGCGGCAGCAGCGGGCGGAGCAGGTCGTGCGTCAGCACCTCCTCCTGAACCAGCCAACATGCACACAAACAAGAGACGTAAGTCAGCAAGCCGCAGTCGGTCGGTGGCGGCGTCGCGGTACGCCGAAGTGAAGCAGGGTCGGGGCACTGACGTCGAGGTGGAAggcggggaggaaggagagggcgtgGGAGGCGCAGGAGCGGAGGCAGCGGCAGACGGCggaggcgaggaggagggagcGGACGTCGAGGCGGGAGAGGATGGTGGCGACGACGGCGGCCGGGAGCGCGGCGTCCATCGCCGGCGGCGGGTCGGGGGCCGGGTCGTCGATCGGATCTGGCGCGGACATGGCGGTGGTGGGCGGTAGTACTGGCGCTGGGAGGAGAGCGGACGGACATGGGCGGGTTTTGAGCCAGAGCAGAGAGCCGTCGCTGCTTCGCGGAAGCTTCCTTCCGGATCACATGGGCCCACGCGCCGCTTGGTGCGCTGCGGCGGCTGTTTTGTGGGGCCGGAGAGCGGTGGACCACGCCGTATTTTGTTTTCTCATCATCAGGAAAAAGACGTTCAGCGCGC
Proteins encoded:
- the LOC123100501 gene encoding probable carboxylesterase 2, whose product is MDPESEVTFEFVPVIRQYRSGRVERLLPVDHVPPSVDAATGVASRDVVVNPATGTWARLYLPAPASPVGDESGRLPIMVYLHGGGLVAGSAADAPEHAFLNRLCARARVLGVSVEYRLAPEHPVPACYDDAWAALRWAAEGADPWLRDRGDRGRMFVVGYSAGGNVAHNVALRAGSEADALPRGARVRGLGLLHPYFLSAEKADGEHSWLRGKLEELWPFACGGRTAGLDDPRVNPVADGAPSLRRLGCDRVLVCLADDELRLRGKAYHDGLLGSGWAEGDAELLDSVGEDHQFFLREPPTATALLLMDRLAALLGAGENQQ
- the LOC123098905 gene encoding F-box/LRR-repeat protein 10 isoform X2, with protein sequence MSAPDPIDDPAPDPPPAMDAALPAAVVATILSRLDVRSLLLASAVCRCLRSCASHALSFLPAFHLDEEVLTHDLLRPLLPRNPALRSLRLDAARLDDAAVDCLARPGLHELTLRNCNGISGRLLRELSATCPDLRVLSLNSLADRRGLAMAFSDLKALLDGCSSLETLSLALDFSKFDDPSFSHVWSSASQGLSSLEMGFIPLQMLLALLAVAIESRQRIGYVKAPVFFPSLQKLRLTDSPIMEPESATATDLTDAGLQQINPKGKLKHLSLIRSQEFIYTSFRHVNDLGILLMSEKCSNLESICLGGFSRVTDTGFRAIIHSCPGLHKLKVTNGSHLTDLVFHDIVATSLCLTHVSLRWCTLLTDVGIERLSFNKDLNVLDLKDCKSLGDEAVRALSCLPRLRKLVLDGTVITNQAMEYLGAGVCPLASLSLRGCYKLTNDCIPLLLAGSVKESLHALDLSRIPSLTDDAIMVIVRARTPLTELRLRENPEIGDASVKALASMQFEGVTCGSTLQLLDLYDCGGITLLAMKWFKKPLFPRLRWLGLKGSLNRIMVDALVLTRPFLRLACGGEELGTPYRDTSGEWCRHEDDDSEDLEPWQLDGEPVSDAETTNEE
- the LOC123098905 gene encoding F-box/LRR-repeat protein 10 isoform X1, whose amino-acid sequence is MSAPDPIDDPAPDPPPAMDAALPAAVVATILSRLDVRSLLLASAVCRCLRSCASHALSFLPAFHLDEEVLTHDLLRPLLPRNPALRSLRLDAARLDDAAVDCLARPGLHELTLRNCNGISGRLLRELSATCPDLRVLSLNSLADRRGLAMAFSDLKALLDGCSSLETLSLALDFSKFDDPSFSHVWSSASQGLSSLEMGFIPLQMLLALLAVAIESRQRIGYVKAPVFFPSLQKLRLTVEFITDDLIGSISTALPLLTHLDLQDSPIMEPESATATDLTDAGLQQINPKGKLKHLSLIRSQEFIYTSFRHVNDLGILLMSEKCSNLESICLGGFSRVTDTGFRAIIHSCPGLHKLKVTNGSHLTDLVFHDIVATSLCLTHVSLRWCTLLTDVGIERLSFNKDLNVLDLKDCKSLGDEAVRALSCLPRLRKLVLDGTVITNQAMEYLGAGVCPLASLSLRGCYKLTNDCIPLLLAGSVKESLHALDLSRIPSLTDDAIMVIVRARTPLTELRLRENPEIGDASVKALASMQFEGVTCGSTLQLLDLYDCGGITLLAMKWFKKPLFPRLRWLGLKGSLNRIMVDALVLTRPFLRLACGGEELGTPYRDTSGEWCRHEDDDSEDLEPWQLDGEPVSDAETTNEE